A window from Culex pipiens pallens isolate TS chromosome 3, TS_CPP_V2, whole genome shotgun sequence encodes these proteins:
- the LOC120414639 gene encoding serine protease inhibitor 2-like: protein MILQKVFNCIALFSFLLMVRKSAAADEEQLDGGRFQNIRNVEFDWILTKQVFAEKSNAVISPFLVKLMLVLLYEATGVGEISGANPLSTELRLVLEPNGDLQDTRTNYQQLLESVLKSDSMYDVRLDTKFFLDDFIDVASKYELIVEHFYNASAENVPFSKPREAVEVINDWANSVTQGRINKLVSEADITNSVIALASIASFKGQWKSPFPASNTRQGIFNGVQVDYMQQIDLLYYDDSTTLGAQLLRMPYQGGKFAMFFMLPHQNQTVDDVLSRITPQVLHQALWYMDELDVNVTIPKFKFDFSVQLSESLQKIGIREIFSMDRSLPLLARGKGARDQVRISQVLQKVGITVDETGSDASVAGGITLTNKVNTVPDGLQLFNANRPFAFFIEDEATGLCLFAGKVENPTQL, encoded by the exons atgATATTGCAAAAAGTCTTCAATTGCATTGCTTTATTCA gttttttgttgaTGGTAAGAAAATCAGCAGCTGCTGATGAGGAACAGTTAGATGGAGGTCGGTTTCAAAACATTAGAAATGTTGAGTTCGACTGGATTCTTACGAAG CAAGTATTTGCAGAAAAGTCCAACGCAGTGATTTCACCGTTTCTTGTAAAATTGATGCTAGTTCTTTTGTACGAAGCTACCGGAGTTGGGGAGATTTCCGGTGCGAACCCACTCAGCACAGAGCTGCGACTAGTGCTGGAACCAAATGGAGATCTTCAGGATACCCGAACTAACTATCAACAGCTGCTGGAGTCAGTTTTGAAATCGGACAGCATGTACGATGTTCGCTTGGACACCAAATTCTTCTTGGATGACTTTATTGACGTAGCCTCAAAGTACGAACTCATCGTGGAGCACTTTTACAATGCTTCTGCAGAGAATGTGCCCTTTTCGAAACCACGGGAGGCTGTTGAGGTGATCAACGATTGGGCTAACTCCGTTACGCAGGGACGTATCAATAAGCTGGTTAGTGAAG CTGACATCACCAACTCAGTTATCGCGTTGGCCAGCATTGCTTCCTTCAAAGGACAGTGGAAATCCCCATTTCCAGCAAGTAATACAAGGCAGGGTATTTTCAACGGGGTTCAAGTAGATTACATGCAACAGATCGATCTGCTGTATTACGATGATTCGACCACGCTGGGAGCTCAGCTGCTTCGGATGCCATACCAGGGTGGGAAGTTCGCCATGTTCTTTATGCTACCTCACCAGAATCAAACCGTTGATGATGTACTGAGTCGAATTACGCCGCAAGTTCTGCACCAAGCGCTGTGGTACATGGACGAGCTGGACGTCAACGTTACCATTCCCAAGTTTAAGTTCGACTTCTCTGTACAGCTTAGTGAATCTTTACAGAAG ATTGGAATCCGAGAAATTTTCTCTATGGACAGATCCTTACCCTTACTGGCACGTGGAAAAGGGGCAAGAGATCAGGTTAGAATATCTCAGGTATTGCAGAAGGTTGGAATCACTGTTGACGAGACGGGAAGCGATGCCAGTGTGGCTGGAG GCATTACTTTGACCAACAAAGTCAACACTGTTCCAGATGGTTTGCAACTGTTCAATGCCAATCGACCTTTTGCGTTTTTCATCGAGGACGAGGCAACTGGTTTGTGCTTATTTGCTGGCAAAGTTGAGAACCCAACACAATTGTAA